In Rhodoligotrophos appendicifer, the following are encoded in one genomic region:
- a CDS encoding CoA transferase produces MARSSQADASVEAPPLTGLRVLDLTQFLSGPFGTQMLGDLGAQIIKLEPPQGDSSRSIPPHFIESDSLYYISINRNKKSVAVDIKTSAGIDLVRRLALGCDVVIENFRPGVLDRLGLKSSELRDRKPSLIWCSISGFGQDGPYRDKPAYDMIVQALSGGMSLTGEPGRPASRAGVPIGDLAAGMYAATAILAALHRRTLTGRGDFIDISMLDCQAAMLCYQGAYYLHSGKIPARQGSGHDSIPTYRGFATADGSEIVITANTERMWQGLCRALGLDQLADDPKFKTNRERYNNRAELWPILETAFRLRSAAEWVPLLESEAIPVGVVNTLDRVMVDPQIQHREMVMHLHSEDGREARVMGNPMVFKDARANEITYPPALGENTFDVLQDMLGMNAEELTELVKCGAIPPSVKTTPPVG; encoded by the coding sequence ATGGCTCGCTCTTCGCAAGCGGACGCAAGTGTGGAGGCGCCACCGCTAACCGGCTTACGCGTGCTCGACCTCACGCAGTTCCTATCCGGCCCTTTTGGCACTCAAATGCTCGGCGATTTGGGCGCACAGATCATCAAGCTTGAGCCGCCGCAAGGTGATTCCTCACGATCTATTCCCCCACATTTTATTGAAAGTGATAGTCTTTATTATATCTCGATCAACCGTAACAAGAAGAGTGTTGCCGTCGATATAAAGACTTCGGCTGGCATTGATCTTGTCCGGAGGCTTGCTCTAGGCTGCGACGTGGTGATCGAAAATTTCCGGCCCGGCGTGCTCGATCGGCTCGGACTGAAGAGCAGCGAACTTCGTGACCGCAAACCAAGTCTCATCTGGTGCTCGATCTCCGGCTTTGGACAGGACGGTCCATATAGGGACAAGCCCGCCTATGATATGATTGTGCAGGCCCTATCCGGGGGCATGAGCCTCACAGGTGAGCCAGGCCGACCTGCGTCCCGAGCGGGGGTTCCCATTGGCGACTTGGCTGCTGGTATGTATGCGGCAACAGCCATTTTAGCGGCTCTACACCGCCGCACCTTAACGGGACGCGGCGACTTCATCGATATCTCTATGCTGGACTGTCAAGCCGCCATGCTTTGCTACCAAGGTGCTTATTATCTGCACTCAGGCAAGATCCCCGCGCGACAGGGCAGTGGCCACGATTCAATCCCGACTTATCGAGGATTCGCGACGGCCGATGGCTCAGAGATCGTCATAACCGCCAATACTGAGCGGATGTGGCAAGGTCTGTGCCGCGCACTTGGCCTCGATCAGTTGGCTGATGACCCGAAATTTAAAACAAACCGGGAGCGTTATAACAATCGGGCAGAGCTTTGGCCCATTCTGGAGACTGCATTTCGTCTACGATCAGCGGCTGAATGGGTGCCCTTGCTCGAGTCCGAAGCTATTCCAGTTGGGGTGGTGAATACCTTGGATCGAGTAATGGTGGATCCGCAGATCCAGCATCGTGAAATGGTCATGCATTTGCACTCAGAGGACGGGCGCGAGGCCCGCGTAATGGGAAACCCCATGGTTTTCAAGGATGCTCGGGCGAACGAAATAACTTATCCGCCAGCATTGGGCGAAAACACGTTTGATGTGCTGCAGGACATGCTTGGAATGAACGCAGAGGAGCTCACAGAACTCGTCAAGTGCGGTGCAATCCCACCATCCGTCAAAA